TAGTAACAATACTAAAAGTTCTGCAGATACAGTAAGAAAACTAGGAGatcaatgcagaaaaaaataactgaatttattttagtAAGTTACCACCTCTCCCTTTCATGTCACAAGTTTATCCTAAATCTACACACTTGCAATCCAACGAACATCACCAACTCAGGAACATACCTCCTTCTTGTCTTTATCTTTGTCTTCATAAGGGCTGCTAGGCTGTTTTGTAGTAGGCTCCGGGCTACTAGGCCGTTGTGTGTTGGTAGTACCTGGTTCACTGAAAGGTGCATCTCCCTCCCCTCGTCGCCCTGAAGCAGGGGAAGGACTTCGCCCAGTCAAGGCAGTTGTATGAGTTTTAGCTGCAGCACTTCGAGACCTGCAGGAGTTAATTGAGGatgggggagaggaaggaaatcAGCTCAAAGGGAGAACAGGAAACCCCCTCCCCAACTCCCATCCACCTTTTCTAACTGCACAACCCTCTTCCAAAAAGCCTGCTTAAGTCTCATAACTCAAATCATTCACTGAAATGCAAGTACAGTCCACTTTGGTTCTTCTCTTCCCAACACAATCCCAAAGAGTGTTCTCCCTCTACCCCTTCACTCACCTCCCCCAAACATCCCCAAACCATCCACCCAGCCCACTCCCTACCCACTTCATTCACAACTCACCTCTGAGCccacctccttcaggaagccttccccgATTAAGGAAGCCAGGGTAAGGATTCCTTCCTCCCCCAGACACCACGAACAAACCACCACCCCCCCTATTCTGGCAGTCCATATACATCAGAacgaaacaaaaaataacaaataaacaaaaacaaaaaaaaaaagagaaggggaaatgtATATGTCTGTCCATCCTGTTGCTTTAGCCTGTCAGCTCCTAGAGGGCAGGGACCGTGTCTTCCGAATGGTCTGTGCAGCGCCTAGCACACCGTGggcgctcaataaatattaaattaattaacccatcattccctctccctcccttcctcctggaCTACCCCTTACCGACTGCGGGAAGTATcagaggaggaagcagagtcAGCAGAAGTTGAACGGTGGGCCCGGCGGCTCTTGGGGGCTGGTGTTGTACTTCGAGACCTGAAGGAAGACCACCGCCACAGCTCAGGGTACTGCTGTACCTGCCCTGGATTTTCCTCACCTACCCCTCAACCTTTTACCAGTTAGGGACATAACTGACTCAACCCCTTCCCACTAAGGTGGCGTTCACTTACTTTCTAAGCAAATTCCCCACAAATTCACTCACCGCTTTCGCTTTTTGTCCTTAGATTTACGTTTGCTCTTTGGAGTGGGAGACCTGAGAAATAAGGAAAGGTTGttaaaagtaactttttaaaaaaaggaaataaaaccaaaagtgaaATGGAAAGAGTTAGGTAATGTTAACAGGAGAAAGATCAAGGTATTGAGCTTCactccaagaaaaagaaatcaccacTCTACATGCCACTGTGCCCCCAATGACTTAAAGAGCTCTTACCTATGCTTACGCTTCTTGGACTCAGATTCTGACCTGtcggaaaaaagagaagaaaaaacataaaaaacaccTCCGCCTGAATTCAGCAAGCCTTCTCCAATCACTCAAGTACCCACACCTCGTACCTGTGCTTCTTCTTCTTtgagcttttctttctctcccgtCGAGGAGAGCTGCTCTCTGACCTGCTAAAGATGGATTCAGAAGCAAGATCATTCTGCTTGGCTTCTTTCCTGGCCCTCCCACTTACAATCTCTCCCCTAAAAAGGTTTCTAAAACACTTGAACATCCTAATAGCACTAATGCCCCAGACCTAAGCCCAGGacatctttcttccttctccaacAAGTAACTCCTTAAGTCAACAAAcctcaaaatgaaaaatgaaattccaGAATCcaaaatgctgctgctgatcttaATTGGCAGCACTGCAAACTCAACACATCCCCACTGCAAaactcagatatttcttcaaggTGAGGCCTCAATGGTAACTCCCTCCTCCCTGACAAGTATCTCCTGCTTTGTGGAAGCCAGAACTGTCCACTTCCAGAGAGAGAGTACACCACAGGACTGGTCCTCTGGCTAGCAAAGTAACTTTCCAACTAACTTACCGTCctctatctttcttctttttcttcttcttctgctttgGGGTTGGTGAGCGAGAACTGCTAGACTCCCGAACAAGGCTGGGGAACGATGAAAAGCAGTAGAGGTGGGCACTAGGACAAAcgttcctttctttcctttaaaagacagtctcaaaaaaatattttaaaaaattttaaaaatagtctcgccctgttgcctcagctggggtgcagtggcagcaTCATAGCTcacactgtaacctccaactcatgggctcaagagaccctcctgcctccacctctctaAGTAGTttggactacagacacgtgccaccacccagctttttttctttttgtagaaatggggtctcactatatcgcccaggctggtctcaaactcctggcttcaagtcatctcctgcctgagcttcccaaaatgctggaattacaggcgtaaccCACTGTGGGTAGCCCTTGGACAAATTTTCTTGGACACTTcaacttcagaaaaacaaaatctgaagaGTTTGGGAAGAAATCAgtccacaaaaggaaaaaaacagagcaaGGATCTTACAATCAAGAAAAGAAGCTGACAGTGGTTTCCTAGCCTTGTATACCTGTAAGgtttgggaggctcaggagcTGGTTGTTTAGCTTCTCGGGCACGACGCTGAGGATCAAAAGAGCTTCCATCTACGTAAGAATCACTGATGCCAAAGGCAGCACGGAGTCTTTCATTCTTCTTCTCATTCAATTCTGCCAACTGGTGAGTCTCCGTGACCCTAGAGAAAAGAAGGGCAAAAGTCTGAAGGAAATATAAAGGACAGAGCCATATTCAGAACACAAGTATAAGCAGGAGCCAAATAAGACATGGGAAAGGCAGACGAAAGCAGGAAGTCCCACGTAAGGAAAAGGACGGGAGCGGCAGCCAGCAGCCAGAGTAGAGTCCAGAGTCATCGAGGGAGAGTGCAACACTCACGCTGGCCTCTGCCCCGGGGTCTCCTCCTTGCCCCCAGGGTTCACATCCTTCTCCAGCAACATGAGTCGAAAGGTCGCCACTTTCTCCTGAATTTGCTGTTCCTCGTACCTGAAGAACAAATCCCTTCAGGGTTAAGCTTGACAGGACACTTTCCCCAGTTCCAGGTTTCCATTTCCCTCATTCCCAAAAGGGGCCCTTCCCTCTCCATGCACACACAGAAGTTTTCACTCGCTGTCACCCAAAAGTTCCTTCTCTTCAGTCTAATCTTTTCCCATTatctttcttccttctacttaCTACTCCCGCTAGAACAGTGGATTTTAAATATGCTACACTTCAggggccaaaagaaaaaaattaagcaagcAGGGTTTCAAGTGCTCCTCCCCAACTTCAACAAGAACGTGCCTTTTATTTCCTGGGATTCCAAAGTGAGGGATACTGTATAAAAGGGTCACCATTGCTGAAGTTTAAAACCACTGCTCTAAAAGAGTTTTCTGCCTTAATGTGCTCCTTTTCCAAAATTTCCCTTCCCAGCCCATGATTCCCTCTTCTTCAAATGTTCTTCTAATTCCTCTTTTCCTGCCCATGCTACTTTCCAAGGTCTCAATCCTTATAtccattcttcttcttttctacCAATGACAACACCTATCAGCTTACCTAGCTCCTCTATCTGGTCTCTGCTTTCCCATCTCTCCCTTGAAACACATTTTTGTTCCTCAACGGCCCCTCCCTTCTCCCATGTGCCTCCATTTAATCCCTCAGGCTCCCATCTATGCCTCAGACACACAGCCTTCTCATTTCCCACTCTGCACTGTCCCTTAACTGTTTTCAATTCTCTAGAGCTCATTTGCCTCCTCCCCTACCACAACTCCTTGTCAGGCCTCTTTCAACCACCCTAAGCTCCCTACATCCCACCTAACACCCCCAGCTCTGCACTCATTCAGTGCTTGACTCTCCCCCAGCTCTCCCTCACCCCTGCTCTTCCATCATCTCCTCCAGCTCGAGGCATCGCAGCTCGACGCGCCGCTTGCGCTCGTGGTCCAGGATGTCAGGATTAGGCCGCTTCACCAGGGCAGCCTCCAGGCGCCGCAGTTCCTCCTCTCCCTTGTAGTCAGGCCGCTCACCCCGGCGGCCCCGCACCAGGGACAGGTTGCGCTGGACGTAGCCGTTGGTGCCGCTGCCCCGGGGCGTCGGCAGCCCGATCCCGTTGTACATGGCCCCGTGCCCGGGGGGGGCACCACCGCTCCTGAGGGGGAGCGGGGAGACACGGGTCAGGCCCCTGGCCCCAAACTAACCACTTACCACCCCACACCCAAGTCCCTGCTCTCCTTCATCCCTATTTCAACATTTATCTTCACACTAAGTCTTCACTATATAATGCTCCACCATCCTCCTGGTCTCCCAAAGAAACCACTTCTTTGTCCTTCCAAATTTCCTTTCTACCAAATCACAGCCCAGTTCTTACAACCTTTCTCTCAATGCTCTTGCACAGAATTCTAAATAATCCCTCCCTGCACCTagattctcttctttttccaCCCTAGGCAAACAAGGATCTTATTCCTCTAAAATCTCTCCACACTGTCCCTTTTCATTCTCCTTTGGCCCCAAAATGCACAAGTGGCATCTTACCAACTACTCTACTTTCTAACCTCTACTAACCAACCAAGGCCTCCTGGGCACAACAAATACCAGACACAGATCTGTGGCACCCAAGGGCCTCTAGTCCATGTCCAAAGACTCTCCCAAAAACTGACCTAAGGATTTCAGACCACCCTATATGAATACGAAATAAACTACACAGCCCCTAGGTATCTGAACAGCAGACTAGTTGGTTCAGAATGTGCAGCCTCACACCCCAACTAAAGGTCAGCACGTACATCAGAAACACACATGAACCTTGGATAATCTTCATATACTTCACCTCCCAGGTAAGGGCCATTTCCTTgattccaaatatttaaagatcCTATCAACCATCCTGATATTTTATTCCTCCAATTTCTTTCCTCTCAATAGGATTTACCACAATTTGCAGTTCCTCCAAGTCTTGCCAGCTGTCAAATATTATCTGCTTTCAACTCTGCTCTATTTAAACACATCAAATCAGTCTCTGTTCCAACCGTTCCCATACCTTCTCCATATTCCTTGCTCTAAATCTATCTATAAACCCTCTCTACACCCCACTTTCATTAACGTCCAACTGTTGGCCTTCCCCACCAATCCCCTGGATAGCACTTCCTAGTTTTTTTTCTCCCAGCCCTGccgcttccttctttcctgtgttAACCCCATGCCTCGTCCCAGGTTCTAGCCTTTCAACTAGTCCCAACCCCGATGTGATTCTGAAAAATTCTCAAGTCCCAGCTTTTCTAGTGAGATTCCTTGGCTACACATattctctttctcatcttcatcctCTCCAAGATAGTTTCCTAGAACATACACGTATGAGGAAAAACTACTCAGAAAAAACCCTACGGAATAGGCAAAGTGGAGAGAGTAATGAAAGACGTAAAAGAACTGGATAAAAGGGAAGGATGCATTTAGAAAATTCCAGAATGAAAAAGCATCATACAAATGTTTGGAAAAATATACTAGTGCATGCACGCACACAGAGTATATAGAAGGGTGCTATCCCGTACCTCCTCACCCTAGACTAAGGATGGGTCCCTACCCAATCCCAGTAGCAGACCCAATATCGAAAGTAGAAGGTGACAGAAGAAGCTAAACCTGGAAAAGGCAAGTAGAAAtccaggaaaaaatgaaaaacattatgaCTCAAAAAATCAATTTCTCTACACCCCAATCCTCATTTTCATCTTCTAGTTCCAATCCTCCCCACAGTTTAAAACTAGGTCCTTCTTTGCCTCTCCCTACCCCACCAAATTTCTGCTTCCCTTGCAGCATGTCTTTGACCTGTGATTAATTCCTCAGCTCAACCATTCACTCACACTTCCATACCACCTCACACAAAAATCCTCCCACTCCCTAAAAAGGGAAAACCGAAGGGAAACCCAGGTCGGGtaaggtggttcacgcctgtaatgccagcactttgggaggccgaggtgggcagattaccaggtcaggagattgacaccagcctggccaacatggtgaaactcagtctctattaaaaatacaaaaattagctggggggcggcgcgtgcctgtaatcccagccactccgtaggctgaggcagaagaatcgcttgaacccaggaggcggaaggttgcagtgagctgagatcgcgccactgcactccagactggcaacagagctagactccgactcagaaaaaaaaaaaaaaggaggaggaggaaaaccaGTAGGTGCTAAGCAAAGGATATTAGGTCACAATGTTTCAGAGAACTTTTAGGGAATGAGCCACCCCTACCTCACAAAAAAAGACGACGACCCCACAGTATCTAAGGGGGTGCTAAGACACGGAAAGTAGGAACATCGACACCACACACAAATCACCAAATCAAACGAttttataaaactcttaaaacgGGGGCCACAGACAGCGGATATGCAAAAGTTACCCAAggtaaaagcagaaaataaaaagtacaaaggaagacaaaaagacCCTTTTCTGTTGGGAAACTATCAGAGTGCCAAGCTAACAAAGAAGTAGAAAGATATCCTTAAATTCaacattaaaatatgcaaaaaaaggAAACGGTACCAAAAGAGACAAGGGTTGTCCAAGAAAATGGACCTCAGGAAGCACAGCCAGCTCAGCACCGGGGCGCTCCAGCGCGGCTGAGTGGACACAAAGAACCCAGAAAGCTAAAATAGTAGCTTTAGAAGAGCCCTAAGCCCACGCACTTAGGATGAAAGGCAACAAAACATTCTGAAATTTTGATCCAGATTCGTCCTAACTGAAGCCGAGTGGAAACCAAGCTTCAGAAGAGCTGTGTGCCAAATAACGCCTGAAACCAACCAGAAAACTTATATACGAGTCTGGCGTTTTCTTCCCAACGAAGGTCTCCAAAAGCCTCCTTAGTTTTAACACGAATTCTCGGGAAACGTTAAAAAAGTGTAAGAAAAAAGGAACAGTCTACCTTACAAATGTAAACTGAATGCCTTCACTTTCTTCACAATTTTTAAGATCTGGGGTTTCTCCCCGCCACTAACAACTCAATGGCTTGATAGCACAGTTCAAACCATTTAAACCGGGCCCACGGAGTTCAAGGCCCTCCCCGCAGCGCCGGGGGCCTATTTTCGGCCTTGCG
The genomic region above belongs to Chlorocebus sabaeus isolate Y175 chromosome 5, mChlSab1.0.hap1, whole genome shotgun sequence and contains:
- the SRRM2 gene encoding serine/arginine repetitive matrix protein 2 isoform X8; translation: MYNGIGLPTPRGSGTNGYVQRNLSLVRGRRGERPDYKGEEELRRLEAALVKRPNPDILDHERKRRVELRCLELEEMMEEQGYEEQQIQEKVATFRLMLLEKDVNPGGKEETPGQRPAVTETHQLAELNEKKNERLRAAFGISDSYVDGSSFDPQRRAREAKQPAPEPPKPYSLVRESSSSRSPTPKQKKKKKKKDRGRRSESSSPRRERKKSSKKKKHRSESESKKRKHRSPTPKSKRKSKDKKRKRSRSTTPAPKSRRAHRSTSADSASSSDTSRSRRCTDHSEDTVPAL